One Candidatus Binatia bacterium genomic region harbors:
- a CDS encoding ketoacid CoA transferase yields MTPIEGKDYSLAELCIAACAEAFRGDGEILASGMGLVPRLGAGLAKLTFSPDLLLNDGECTLVSEPIPPGPRGSYQPKVEGWLPFRAVFDLLWGGRRHCMNTPTQLDRFGQQNISLIGDPDQPKVQLLGVRGIPGNSINHPSSFFVPNHGKRTLVEQVDRVSGVGYDPDRWKKGMNAGLMELRRCITNLAVLDWGGPDHQMRVLSLHPGVSFEDVQEATSFPLAQVDSLGETAGPDAESLRILRDVLDVNNLRASVFPEK; encoded by the coding sequence ATGACTCCGATTGAAGGAAAAGATTATTCGCTCGCGGAACTCTGTATTGCGGCTTGTGCCGAGGCTTTTCGGGGGGACGGTGAAATTCTGGCTTCGGGCATGGGCTTGGTGCCACGTCTGGGGGCAGGGCTGGCGAAGCTGACGTTCAGCCCTGATTTATTGCTCAATGACGGGGAGTGTACTCTGGTATCGGAGCCGATTCCTCCGGGACCTCGAGGTTCCTATCAGCCCAAGGTGGAGGGGTGGTTGCCCTTTCGAGCGGTCTTTGACCTGCTCTGGGGTGGGCGACGGCATTGCATGAATACCCCGACGCAACTCGACCGCTTCGGGCAGCAGAATATTTCTCTGATCGGTGACCCCGACCAGCCCAAGGTGCAGCTGCTCGGCGTGCGCGGGATTCCCGGAAATTCGATCAATCATCCGTCGAGTTTCTTTGTGCCGAATCACGGTAAGCGCACTCTGGTTGAGCAGGTCGATCGGGTCTCGGGCGTGGGCTACGACCCGGACCGCTGGAAGAAGGGTATGAACGCGGGCCTGATGGAACTTCGTCGCTGCATCACAAACCTTGCGGTTCTGGACTGGGGCGGACCGGACCATCAGATGCGCGTTCTCAGCCTGCACCCGGGTGTGAGCTTCGAGGATGTTCAGGAGGCGACCTCCTTCCCGCTGGCGCAGGTCGATAGTCTCGGCGAAACCGCCGGGCCGGACGCCGAGAGCCTGCGGATCCTGCGCGATGTCCTCGACGTGAACAACCTTCGCGCGAGCGTATTTCCCGAAAAATAA
- a CDS encoding enoyl-CoA hydratase family protein produces the protein MGIETTISDGVAHVVMNVPPVNAFDSATWAELAALFQNLSTNEDARVVLLSAEGRGFQAGVDIKELAEDSTAITKVNKGCYDTFAAIYDCQVPVVTAVHGFCLGGGIGMSGASDIVFASEDATFGLPEIDRGALGAATHLYRMFGMAKARKMLLTGESIPASEAYRLGALEAVTSRDGLLPAARAVAESIAAKSPKAVRLAKESLNGIELMDVKKSYRFEQGFTLELYTSPDSQEARDAFVQKRDVDFKKS, from the coding sequence ATGGGTATCGAGACGACAATTTCCGACGGCGTGGCGCATGTCGTGATGAATGTACCGCCTGTCAATGCCTTTGATAGCGCGACCTGGGCCGAGCTGGCGGCACTTTTCCAGAATCTCAGCACCAATGAGGATGCGCGCGTGGTGCTTTTATCAGCCGAGGGACGCGGCTTTCAGGCAGGCGTTGATATCAAGGAATTGGCAGAGGACTCCACGGCCATCACGAAGGTCAACAAGGGTTGCTACGATACCTTTGCGGCAATCTACGATTGTCAGGTGCCGGTGGTGACCGCGGTGCATGGCTTTTGTCTCGGAGGAGGGATCGGCATGTCCGGTGCCTCCGATATTGTCTTTGCCTCCGAGGACGCCACGTTCGGTTTGCCGGAAATCGACCGGGGAGCGCTCGGTGCGGCCACCCATCTCTACCGGATGTTCGGCATGGCCAAGGCTCGCAAGATGCTGCTTACGGGGGAGTCGATTCCGGCTTCCGAGGCTTATCGCCTCGGTGCACTTGAAGCGGTGACCTCCCGCGATGGTCTCTTGCCGGCGGCGCGCGCAGTCGCCGAATCGATTGCTGCCAAAAGCCCGAAGGCTGTCCGTCTGGCGAAGGAATCGCTGAATGGAATCGAGCTGATGGATGTGAAGAAGAGCTATCGCTTCGAGCAGGGCTTTACTCTGGAGCTCTACACATCGCCCGACTCGCAAGAGGCAAGGGACGCGTTTGTGCAGAAACGCGACGT